One window from the genome of Oryctolagus cuniculus chromosome 1, mOryCun1.1, whole genome shotgun sequence encodes:
- the LOC100343776 gene encoding olfactory receptor 8B12, whose translation METISEVTKTAELSLALHCAYKNALKTSEKGPFASPGKKWMEASRRQHCGCKLKRFHLEEMMAENSSVTQFILAGLTDQQALQVPLFFLFLGFYVVTVVGNLGLIMLIRLNSHLHIPMYFFLFNLSFIDFSYSTTLTPKMLMGFVSKKNIISYAGCMTQFFFFCFFVFSESYILSAMAYDRYVAICKPLLYTVIMSPHVCLLLLLGVYGMGVFGAVAHMGNLMFMTFCADNIINHYMCDIIPLLELSCNSSAINLLLVFIIVTIGIGVPIVTIFISYGFILSSILRISSTEGRSKAFSTCSSHIMVVSLFFGSGAFMYLKPPSILPLDQGKVSSVFYTAVVPMLNPLIYSLRNKDVKIALMKTLNRKFFLEGV comes from the exons ATGGAAACCATCTCTGAAGTGACAAAAACTGCAGAGCTTTCCCTGGCGTTGCATTGTGCATACAAGAACGCTCTGAAGACCTCAGAGAAAG ggccATTTGCATCTCCAGGAAAGAAATGGATGGAAGCCAGTAGAAGACAGCACTGCGGCTGCAAACTGAAGAGG TTTCACCTGGAGGAAATGATGGCAGAGAACTCCTCCGTGACCCAGTTCATCCTCGCAGGCTTAACCGATCAGCAGGCGCTCCAGGTCCCCCTCTTCTTCCTGTTTCTAGGTTTCTATGTGGTCACCGTGGTGGGGAACCTGGGATTGATAATGCTGATTAGGCTGAACTCTCACCTGCATAttcccatgtacttcttccttttcaatttgtccTTCATAGATTTTAGTTACTCCACTACCCTCACCCCTAAAATGCTGATGGGTTTTGTGTCTAAGAAAAACATCATTTCCTATGCAGGATGTATGACTcagttctttttcttctgtttctttgtcttttctgaaTCCTATATCCTGTCAGCAATGGCATATGACCGTTATGTTGCCATCTGTAAACCATTGTTGTACACAGTCATTATGTCTCCCCACGTCTGTTTGCTTCTTTTGTTGGGTGTCTATGGGATGGGTGTTTTTGGAGCTGTGGCCCATATGGGAAACTTAATGTTTATGACCTTTTGTGCAGACAACATCATTAATCACTACATGTGTGATATCATTCCCCTCCTTGAGCTGTCCTGCAATAGCTCTGCTATAAATTTGCTGCTGGTGTTTATTATTGTGACCATTGGCATTGGGGTGCCTATTGTTACCATATTCATCTCTTATGGCTTCATTCTTTCCAGCATCCTGCGTATTAGCTCCACCGAAGGCAGATCCAAAGCCTTCAGTACCTGCAGTTCCCACATAATGGTGGTATCTCTTTTCTTTGGATCAGGAGCTTTTATGTACCTTAAGCCACCTTCTATTTTgcccttggatcagggaaaagtGTCCTCTGTTTTCTATACTGCAGTGGTGCCTATGTTGAACCCATTAATCTATAGCTTGAGGAATAAGGATGTAAAAATTGCCCTAATGAAAACCTTGAATCGAAAATTTTTCCTTGAAGGTGTTTGA